ATGCTAGCATGCTTATCGAACAAAACCCTTCGTTTAAATTTCTCGAATGGATAGACAGCACGATGGTAATTCGAAAAATAATGCCGCTAAAAGGCAATGAAGATGCTTTAAACCTAGATATTTCTCAGTTAGATTACCGCCGGGACGAATGGTTAAAACATCGCGAGAACAATTCGGCAAACATCACACACTGGGTTAAGCTCACACAAAGCGGACATGCTTTTTTAGTAGATTTCCCTGTTAACTTTCAGGGCCAATTTCAAGGCACCATAACCGGTGGCATGGATTTTAGGAAAAAATTCAACAAATTGGCCACAAGTCTTGAAGGCCAATATTCTATTGAATTACGCGACCATAAAAACAACCTTTTCTACAGCCTTAATACCGGAAACAAAATTGAAAAAGAAAAAAACCTGTTCTACAAAGAATACATTTTAGTCGATAACCTAGATAATCAGGAATGGCAATTGGCAGTATACGCAAGCAATAAGCTTTTAGATTTAGATAACAGGCTAATTACAAACATTGCTTTGGGCATTGGTTTTGTGTTTTGTTTTTTAACCAGCTTTTTAGTTTACTTTTATTTAAGGGCAAGAGCGGGAACCAAATTGGCTTTACAATCAAACGCCAAGCTACAGCATACCAACGAAAAATTAAATATTGAACGTAACCGTGCAGAAAAAGCCTCGAAAGCTAAATCGGAATTCCTCTCGAACATGAGCCACGAAATACGAACTCCTCTCCACGCCATTTTAGGCTTTATTGAAGTTTTGAAAGGCAGCAAACTAAACAGAACAGATCATGAGTATTTAGGGCTAATGGAAAAATCGTCAAACAACTTATTAAATATTATAAACGACATATTAGATATTGAAAAAATAGAATCTGGCGAAACCGAACTTATCCAAACCAACTTTAACCCACTTGAAAAAATAAAAGACTTATTAGATGTTAACCAATTCATCTTTTTAAAAAAGAATCTTTATCTAAATTCCAACATTAAAAATGTACATGGGCTAAATGTTATTGGAGATGAAAGCAAGTTTATTCAAGTAATAAACAATATTGTAAAAAACGGTCTAAAATTTACCAACACAGGAGGTGTGAGTTTAAGCTACAGTGAAGCGCTACTGCCTGGAAACAAATTAAATATAAAATTAACGATTAAGGATACAGGGATTGGCATTCCTGAAGATAGAATAAACACTATTTTTGATAGGTTTACGCAAGTTGAAAACACCGTAAAAAAACAATACGAAGGCAGTGGTTTAGGCCTCGCTATTTGCAAAGTTTTAATTAACATGATGGGAGGACAGATAATGGTTAATAGTACTCCAAACGAAGGTACCTCGTTTAAGTTTAACATGGTGTTCCCTATTGCTAAAAATCAAGCCCCAGAAAAAAACACCCCATCAAGCAAGAAAATTAACCATACCGACCTAAATGTTTTAATAGTTGATGACAACAATCTAAACGTTATAGTTCTTAAAAAATTCCTTGAAGATATAGGTATTGAAGCCGATTCGGCAAAAAACGGAAAACTGGCTCTTGATAAATTTAGCCAAAAGGACTACCAGTTAATTTTTATGGATATCCACATGCCAGAAATGGATGGATGGGAAGCTACAAAAGAGATTAGAAAACACAATAATGAAGTTATCATTTTTGGGCTTTCAGCAAATGTAACAACGGAAGCCATCGATAAAGCTCTAGAAAGTGGCATGAACAATTATCTTTCAAAACCATTTAAAAAAGAACACCTATACAAATTATTGTTTTTCTATTTTGGAAACGAATAAATAGAGATTATACATTAATCAGTAAAACATGTATATGCCCTTACATAACCACCATTAAAAACAAAAAGCCAGTTATAAAATAACTGGCTTTCATTAACAAACTAAACTTTAACTTTTCTGCATTTTCACAATGCACTAACTAAACTAACACTACAAATAGACGCAATATTTTTCAACTATTAAAGTATTTTTGAAATGTTTAACACTCTATTTTACAGATTTATAACTTCATTAAGAGTGCTTAATCAATATGTTAAATTTTTTAAGAAGATTTGAATAGGCCATTCATAATTATTTATTTTTGCCCGATGCTAAAAAAACTATTTTGCTTCATTGTATTCTTGCTTGGCCTTAATACTGCAAACGCTCAAGAACGAGATACTCTTATATTTAAAAATGGTATAAGAAACCCTAGTTTTTTAGCAACACATCATTTTGGCATTTTTAGTTCTAGACTAAACACAAACTTTAAATATTCACCTGCAAAAACGCCAACGTTAACTATTGATCATGCTAGCGGCAACATATTTCATCCGTATGTAGAAGCATATTATCCTAAAGACCCTGAAATTAGAAAACAGATGTCTCAAGTAATTTGGCACGACCGTAGGTTTACATTTCTCGACCAAGAAACTACTCCCGCAGATTATATGAATATAGTTGTTGATGCCGTTATAAAGGAGTTTAGAGTAAAGTTCGACATACCTATAAATAAACAAAACGAACTCAGTTTAAACTTTAGGTCTTACTTAATTACCAAGGGTAAATACCCTTTTTCATTTTTTACAAGCGACGAATCTATCGAATGGTTTCATAGCCATATAGCTGGCGGCGAAGACCCCTATGGCAGGCGCTACTATGGCTTGAACCAAGTAAATTTTCGGTATCTAGACCGAAACGGAAACACAATGACATTAAGGCAAAACAACTTTTTCCTTGGCGGTATTGAGCTAAGCCACTACTATTATCCTAAATTCTCATTTAACAAAACCCACAATATATTTATCAATTTTGGAAGTCATTTAGGACTTAACACCTCAAGATTTAATTCGTCAATAGATGCTGGTTTGTCGGTAAATACCATTAAAAAATTCAACTTAAAAAACAACTACGACATCAATGTGGCCTTTGGCGCCAATGTACTTAGAAAAAATCTTATTAATTTCAAGGACGTAATCGACCTGGGCAACAATAAATATTTAGGCACGCTTGAAGCCAATTTTGAAATCACAAAATACACCCAAAAAGGTAATTACAATGCTTTCGGAATAAACTTTCAGTCACAAACGCGTTACAACAAAAAAGAAGAATACGGCTATTTTAAACTGTTGGGCAAATGGCGCGAAATAAACGGAGGTTGGCAAAATGGAGTCTATACACTTTACAGTACTATCCAAAACTGGAATTTTGTTTACACCTATGGCAGGCCCAATTTTCAACTTTCAATCTACATTAAAGAAGATTTTGAAGTAAACAATGCGCCAGATTTTCAAACGGGCATCAGTTTAAGGGTTCCCCTGCTTAAATAATTCATTTTAACGCAATACAATTGTTAACTTTAGTTAAAAAACTGAGCTGGCTTAAACCTTTTTCATTTTTAATGGTCTTAAAAGCAGTAAGGACCTAAAAAACAATTAAAATGAAAAAACTGATAATCATTGCAATAGCCTTTGTTTTGGCACAAGGCACTGCATTTGCACAACAGGCTCCTAAACCCGGTGGAAAAGACAAAATGCACTTAATGCATACTTTAACGCCCGAGGAATCTGCCACACTGAAAACAAAGCGTATGACCTTGAATTTAGACTTAAACAAGGTGCAACAAGACCAGATTTATAAAATAAACCTAGAAAATGCTACCAAGCGAAAGGAAATGCAAGAAACTTGGAAAGCTAGAAAAGAAAATGGGACATCTGAAAGACCAACAAAAGAAAAGCGTTTGAAAATGATGAATGCCAGATTAGATCATCAAATTGCGATGAAAGCCAAAATGAAGAAGATTTTAAACGAGGAGCAATACGCAAAATGGGAAAAATCACTAGCCAAAAGGTCCATGAAAAAGAAACAGAAAAAAATGGCTATGAAAAAGAAAGTTTACAAAAAATAAAATTTGGTTGATTTTAGTTTAGTTTGTTGATGAAAACGCATTTCTAATTTCTCGGAAATGCGTTTTCTCTTTTTATAAACTTTTTGCAACCTCATTTACAGCGTTAATCGTGAAATCTAAATCTTCAAACGTTAGCGCATCGGTTATAAACCAAGTTTCAAAGGCACTTGGCGCAATATAAACACCTGCTTTAAGCATCCCATGAAAAAACTTTTTAAAAGTAGCATTGTTCCCTTTTGCCGCAGTGTCAAAATCCACAACCTCATCTTTATCAAAATGTACGGATATCATGGACCCCGTTCGGTTAATGGTGTGCGCTATATTGTTATCACCTAAAACCTTGGCAATACCCCGGTGGAGGTATTCCGTTTTTTCGGCCAACCGATTAAAGATTTCGTTATCGTTATTAAGGGTTGTTAGCATTGCTAAACCTGCCGCCATGGCCAACGGATTACCACTTAGGGTCCCCGCTTGATAAACAGGCCCCAACGGTGCTAAATGATTCATAATTTCGTTTCTCGATGCAAAAGCACCAACAGGCAAACCGCCACCAATTACTTTTCCGAAACAAACGATGTCGGCATCTACTTTTAAAAACTCTTGTGCCCCTCCTTTAGCCAAACGGAACCCTGTCATAACCTCATCAAAAATTAGCAAAATATTATTCGCGCCGCATAACTTTCTTAAGTTCTCCAAAAAACCGGATCTTGGCGGAATACATCCCATATTACCTGCAACCGGCTCAATAATAACGCAAGCTATTTCGCCTTGGTTAGCTTCAATTAATTCTCTTACATTGTCAATATCGTTGTACTTGGCCAACAAGGTGTCTTTTGCTGTACCCTGTGTTACCCCAGGACTATTAGGCGTACCAAATGTACTAGCGCCACTGCCCGCCTGTATTAAAAACGAATCGGAATGTCCATGGTAACACCCTGCGAATTTTATAATTTTATCTTTTCCCGTAAAACCGCGAGCTAAGCGCACAGCACTCATACAGGCTTCTGTACCCGAATTCACAAAACGTATTTTATCTATATTAGGCACCATCGAAACCGCCAGTTCTGCAATTTTAGTTTCAATTTCTGTTGGTGTTCCAAACGATGTCCCTTTTCTGGCTTTTTCAACAACAGCATCAACAACGGGTTTGTAGGCATGCCCTAAAATCATGGGACCCCAGGAATTGATGTAGTCTATAAGCCTATTGCCATCTTCGTCGTACAAATAAGCGCCTTTGGCTTCTTTCACAAAAATAGGGGTGCCGCCAACGCCTTTAAAAGCGCGAACAGGAGAATTTACACCGCCAGGAATTACTTTTTCTGCATCAGCGAACAATGCGCTGCTTCGTTTATAAATCATATTGGGTTTTAGTTTTTTGATGTGGGTTTCACCAACAAAATTTGTCCGATACTTAAAGTCGTTCCGCTTAAACCATTCAAATTTTGAAGTTCTTCAACTGTTGTATTATATCTTTTGGAAATAGAATACAGGGTATCGCCTTTTGAAACGGTATATGTAGTTTGTTTGTTTTGGGTCAATTCTGGTTTGTACACTTTGTAAGAATCTCCCATGATGGCTTTGTCGTATTCATATAAATTATAGCGCTCTATTAAACTAATCAGTTTTTCAGGGTACCTTCTGTCAGTTGCATACCCTGCAGCCCTCAATCCTCTGGCCCACCCTTTGTAATCTTCTTTTTTAAGAGTAAAAAGCTTGGAATAACGCTTACGCTCTGTTAGAAATAACGAATGATCACGAAACGAGTATTTAGCATCTTTATATTTCCTGAAACACTCTTGTCGCCTATCGTCATCGTGATAAATTTTAGCTCCCGTCCATTCGTGGCATTTAATTCCAAAATGGTTATTCGCCTCAACAGTCAATCGCCCTGTACCCGAAGCCGATTCCAATATACCCTGAGCTAGAGTGATACTTGCTGGAATACCATACAGTTTCATTTCACTTTGTGCAACCTCTTTATATGTATCGATATACCTTTCGGTGCTGTTAGCATACGTTTTAGGCGCCTCTACCGGGATAACGGTTTTACTTTCTTCAGTCTTGTCAATTTGCCTTGTAGTTTCGTTTGTTTTTCTGGTTACGATCGCTTTTTTAGACTTACAACTAAAAATTACGCCCCCAATACAAAGCATTATGATTATTTTTTTCATCATCAAATAATTATTGGTAGTTTTTTCTTTTTCAAGTACGCATTCATACCTTCAACCCCTTGCAAACCACCGGTATGAATTGCCAAGATTTTGGATCCTTCAGGAAAATATTTTTTCTCAATCATATTGAAAATACCATACATCATTTTTCCCGTATAAACGGGGTCTAGCGGTATAGAAAAATTATTTTTAAACCTATTGATAAACGTCACCAATTCTTCATTTATTTTGGCGTAGCCTCCAAAATGGTAATTGGTAATGAGTTCCCAATTGTTCTTGTTTGCAAATTTACTAATATCTTGCTGTAAAAAGTCACCTTTTAGAGCTGGAAAACCTAAAACTTGTTGACGGACTTTTGAACAATTGATAAGCCCCGAAATGGTACCTCCCGTTCCAACCGAACAACAAATAAAGTCGAACTGCTTATCATCTTCCGTTAAAATTTCCTCACAACCTTTAACAGCCAAATTATTAGTTCCCCCCTCTGGAATCAAATAAAAATCGCCAAACCTTTCCCTTAGAATGTTCAGAAACCTTGTAGAGTGTTTTTCTCTGTAAAACTCGCGCGACACAAACTCGAGTTGCATGCCTTTTTGTTTTGCAAAGCCCAAGGTTGGGTTGACGTTTATTTTACTTTTCAACTCTTCGCCACGAATAATACCAATGGTTTTAAAACCAATGCTATTTCCTGCCGAAGCTACTGCAGCTATATGGTTTGAAAATGCGCCACCAAAGGTTAACAGTGTAGTAAATCCCTGTTTTTTTACTTCAGATAAGTTGTACTTTAATTTACGGTATTTGTTACCAGAAACAAAAGGATGGATGCGGTCTTCGCGTTTCAAAAACAATTCAACGTCCATACTTTTAGGCAATGCTACGCGTTGGTTTATGCTATTTTGAAGTTGAAATTCCATTATTGCGAATATACTTTAAAAAAGCCCAAATAGGGCGTTTATCGAGATATTCTAAACAGCATTCTTTTTGGTAAGCTTCCCGTTCAAAAGAGATATTCTTATAGGCCATTTTACGACTTTTATAATAAAATAAGCGGATAGCAAACTCTAAAACATAAAAAATATAGAATGGAATTACCAATAGTTCCAATTGTTGCCTTAAATGAATTCTTTCGTGATTTAAAAGAACTCTATTTTTAGCAAAATGTTTCGATTTTATAAAAACAAAGGGAAACAAGGCAATTCCTGTATACCCATTCGGAACTAAAAATTTTGAAATAAATATCATGCTTTGGCCAGCTCAAAAATCAAACCAAATTACATTATCTTTGTATAAATGAAAAAAATTATCCCTATTGAAGAAGGCGATTATTATTTAACGCCCGAAGGTTACCGCTGTTTTACCGAGCAATATCACTTAAAAAGAGGCTATTGTTGCGAAAGCGGATGCAGACACTGCCCTTATGGTTATAGCTTAAAGACGAATACCATAAAAAACTAGTAAATAATCGGCACCTTTACTTGGTATG
This genomic stretch from Flavobacteriaceae bacterium GSB9 harbors:
- a CDS encoding pyridoxal-phosphate dependent enzyme, with translation MEFQLQNSINQRVALPKSMDVELFLKREDRIHPFVSGNKYRKLKYNLSEVKKQGFTTLLTFGGAFSNHIAAVASAGNSIGFKTIGIIRGEELKSKINVNPTLGFAKQKGMQLEFVSREFYREKHSTRFLNILRERFGDFYLIPEGGTNNLAVKGCEEILTEDDKQFDFICCSVGTGGTISGLINCSKVRQQVLGFPALKGDFLQQDISKFANKNNWELITNYHFGGYAKINEELVTFINRFKNNFSIPLDPVYTGKMMYGIFNMIEKKYFPEGSKILAIHTGGLQGVEGMNAYLKKKKLPIII
- the hemL gene encoding glutamate-1-semialdehyde 2,1-aminomutase, coding for MIYKRSSALFADAEKVIPGGVNSPVRAFKGVGGTPIFVKEAKGAYLYDEDGNRLIDYINSWGPMILGHAYKPVVDAVVEKARKGTSFGTPTEIETKIAELAVSMVPNIDKIRFVNSGTEACMSAVRLARGFTGKDKIIKFAGCYHGHSDSFLIQAGSGASTFGTPNSPGVTQGTAKDTLLAKYNDIDNVRELIEANQGEIACVIIEPVAGNMGCIPPRSGFLENLRKLCGANNILLIFDEVMTGFRLAKGGAQEFLKVDADIVCFGKVIGGGLPVGAFASRNEIMNHLAPLGPVYQAGTLSGNPLAMAAGLAMLTTLNNDNEIFNRLAEKTEYLHRGIAKVLGDNNIAHTINRTGSMISVHFDKDEVVDFDTAAKGNNATFKKFFHGMLKAGVYIAPSAFETWFITDALTFEDLDFTINAVNEVAKSL
- a CDS encoding response regulator; its protein translation is MLSKLNKKVILLPLASFIITLLIVLTVWNKYAKSNNKLIEDNVIQTGRLISKEFKNIVETDLAQIQNLKNRIEFTNGLYLNHWEKDASMLIEQNPSFKFLEWIDSTMVIRKIMPLKGNEDALNLDISQLDYRRDEWLKHRENNSANITHWVKLTQSGHAFLVDFPVNFQGQFQGTITGGMDFRKKFNKLATSLEGQYSIELRDHKNNLFYSLNTGNKIEKEKNLFYKEYILVDNLDNQEWQLAVYASNKLLDLDNRLITNIALGIGFVFCFLTSFLVYFYLRARAGTKLALQSNAKLQHTNEKLNIERNRAEKASKAKSEFLSNMSHEIRTPLHAILGFIEVLKGSKLNRTDHEYLGLMEKSSNNLLNIINDILDIEKIESGETELIQTNFNPLEKIKDLLDVNQFIFLKKNLYLNSNIKNVHGLNVIGDESKFIQVINNIVKNGLKFTNTGGVSLSYSEALLPGNKLNIKLTIKDTGIGIPEDRINTIFDRFTQVENTVKKQYEGSGLGLAICKVLINMMGGQIMVNSTPNEGTSFKFNMVFPIAKNQAPEKNTPSSKKINHTDLNVLIVDDNNLNVIVLKKFLEDIGIEADSAKNGKLALDKFSQKDYQLIFMDIHMPEMDGWEATKEIRKHNNEVIIFGLSANVTTEAIDKALESGMNNYLSKPFKKEHLYKLLFFYFGNE
- a CDS encoding glucosaminidase domain-containing protein codes for the protein MKKIIIMLCIGGVIFSCKSKKAIVTRKTNETTRQIDKTEESKTVIPVEAPKTYANSTERYIDTYKEVAQSEMKLYGIPASITLAQGILESASGTGRLTVEANNHFGIKCHEWTGAKIYHDDDRRQECFRKYKDAKYSFRDHSLFLTERKRYSKLFTLKKEDYKGWARGLRAAGYATDRRYPEKLISLIERYNLYEYDKAIMGDSYKVYKPELTQNKQTTYTVSKGDTLYSISKRYNTTVEELQNLNGLSGTTLSIGQILLVKPTSKN
- a CDS encoding DUF4890 domain-containing protein encodes the protein MKKLIIIAIAFVLAQGTAFAQQAPKPGGKDKMHLMHTLTPEESATLKTKRMTLNLDLNKVQQDQIYKINLENATKRKEMQETWKARKENGTSERPTKEKRLKMMNARLDHQIAMKAKMKKILNEEQYAKWEKSLAKRSMKKKQKKMAMKKKVYKK
- a CDS encoding DUF5522 domain-containing protein produces the protein MKKIIPIEEGDYYLTPEGYRCFTEQYHLKRGYCCESGCRHCPYGYSLKTNTIKN